Genomic DNA from Lactuca sativa cultivar Salinas chromosome 8, Lsat_Salinas_v11, whole genome shotgun sequence:
CTCGAGGGATTTAATATTTCTCagcaaaaaaataatataatcccATATATAACAATTTGGCGtctataaaactaataaaaatataacCAGGTTAAAAACCAGAAAACacgattataaaataaaaatagaggtTTACTACAAGTATTGCTTAATGACACCAATGACCATTGACATAACTACGTGCTCATAGCCATATAACTACTTATAATTTCCTCTCTGAATTAGGCAAGTCAGGTCTATAATTCTTCATCCACTTTGTTTTAATTTGTTATTTAGATAGAGTATAAGAATTACCTTATAACCCCTCCAAAGTCGTTTCTTCGAGATGTCATCCAATATCAGACAACAAAGGTTCTCTGGTGGAAAGTTAGTAGGAAATGGACTTGCAAGATCACCTCTCCAATCAATCCACCGGAGGTTTTTCAGGTTTGCAACCGAAGGAAGTTCTACTAGATCATGGCTATTGCATTCAAATCTTACTGCTTTAATCATGTCAAGTTCCTGTAATAGATGCAAAATGATATCAGGATTCTAGAACATCTTCCTTCttccaaactatatatatatatatatatatatatatatatatatatatatatatatatatatatatataacatgcaaaGATAGCTTAATCATTACCTTCGTCGCATCCATAGCACAAATTTTTAGAACATCTTCCTCCTTCCAAATTCTACTATGTTTTTCTGGATTCTCAGGGTGTTCCCCTCTAACAATGTAGCGTCTCATTTCTTGCAACAGATCATGCATATCAAACCTTCCATCTGAAATTGTTATGAGCGCCTTTTCTAACAACACCTTTATGCCTATAACAGGGTAAAAACCACAAGCATCAAGCATTGCCATTATCCTTCCATTTTTATACCGACCTCTGAAGAAGCATGCAATATCAAGAAACAACTCTTTCTCAACCGGTGTAAGTCCATCAAAGCTGATTTTTAGCTTTTCCACAATATTTGTATCTGGGATGTCTTTCAATCTGGCTATTGCACTCCTCCActcattagtgtcttttccacatagaaaacaaccaagaactGTAAGTGCTAATGGGAGTCCACCAGCATAAGAAACCACACTTTTTGAAAGCAGCTCATAATCTTCTTTATGTTTGTGACCACATGGTGCATGCTtgcaaaagagctccatagcCTCATCATCGTTTAACAAACTAATATTGTGTATCTCATCTACTCTAGGCGCAGTAGTTGATATTACATGTACATCTCTTGTTGTGATTATTATTCGGCTTCCTTCACCGAACCAATCATGTGATTCAGCTAAAGCTTTTAATTGGTCAAGCTGATTGACATCATCAAGAACAATCAGCACCTTTCTACGGCATAACCTATGTTTTATCATGTGTTTTCCTTCCTCAACTCTCTCTACCTGCACTATCTTCTCTCTCAAAACACCATAAAGAATTTTTTGTTGCAATTCTTCTAACCCTTTCTTACTTGATTCCTCCCGGATATTTTCTAGAAAGCAACAACCATCAAACTTTCTAGATATTTCCTCATAAACAGAAGATGCAAGAGTAGTCTTACCACCACCTCCAACACCCCATATTCCAATAATCCGCACACCACCTGAACCAATTTGTAACTTCAATTTCAAACTTTGCACACGAGACGCTATTCCAATAAGGTTGGCATTTGTGCTTGGACTTACTAGCTGCAACCTCTGTGAAATTTTTTCAACAATTTCTATGATAACCTTTGATTCATGCCTACATGTTGAAATTTGGACATACAACAATAATTAAAACATGCTCATATTACAATAGAGGTAAATTTGCTTTATGCTCCATGCTCCATTAAAATGAAGAAAAGGAGTATTAATCACCCTTTATATTTCTTAGAAGTTGTAAAGTCAATAGCACAAGTAGTTTGTAACTATTTTCTTAGGAAAAGCAAATGATATCAAATAGTTAAAAGTAAAGCAAGATGGGTTTCTTGTTGTAAATTGAAGCAAGGGATTAAATACAGAATTAAAATTAGAATTAGAACTCAATTAAGTCTATAACAGTTCAGGTAGACCAGGATATGCTGGAGTTTTGGTTGAGGTTGCTGCTGATAGAGCACACATGATTTAAGCATAAACAGTGCAGAAAGAGAAAGAAGATTACCCGTTGGCAATGTGCTTTGGTTCCCATCCAGAAATGTTACTTGCATCCACAAATGCTTTTCTCCATGATTCAACCTTGGTTTTGTTCTCCAACTCATGCTTAACAAATGCTTCtccatatttttgtttctgttttcgaACTTCAGATGGATCAACGCCATAAAATATGGGTATAATTATTTGGCCTCTCGTATCTTTGCATTTCATGATATGTGCAAGTTCATCTAAGCACCATGAAGAATTTGCATAGTTTTCAGAGAATATGATGACGCCAATCTGTGACTCTTCTATAGCCTTCATAAGAGATGGATTGATCAATTCGCCCCGAGGAAGTGTCTCGTCATCTTTGTAAGTGTATATCCCTTTTTGTACAAGAGTTGTGTAGAGATGATCCACAAACGTCTTGCGAGTATCTTCTCCTCTAAAACTTAGGAAAACATCATGATTCCATGATTGAGAAGAAAAGGCcggagatgatgatgaagatgccaTTGGTATGTTGATTTGTTGTGAGAGAATGTATGCAGTTCCAGCACCTCAATGAAACAAACTATGtctgtagagagagagagagagagagagagagagagagagagatgggtttCCAAGAAATTTTCAATTAATGAAAGCTCAAGAAATATCTCACCACTTTACATGTTGACTTGTTGAGATAGCTATAAtatatacaaacacacacacacatatgtagagagagagagagagagagagatttgagtTTCCAAAAGAATTCCAATTTCCCAAAagctttaaaaaaaaaagatgaatcgAGTTGATTTCAGATTGATGATATGCCAATATAAGCAAGGCACTTTATTTATTATCCACATTAGCAAAAACTTACATTTTATTCACCAAAATTACCCAATTTGTAATCTAAAACCTTATAAGATGATATTTGGCCCAAGTTGTTGTCATTTCATCCTCCACATCATTTTCTAAGTATACAAAACATGATGAGGAATAAAGTTCTACAATTCAAATTATCTTAAAGTTATTAGCATTATTATTGTTGTTATGACTAATAATAAAAGGGTTAGATACTTATTTAGGAAACGATGTTTTAACTTTTTTGGACCTCATGCAACATTGttaattttaatacaaaatagACAATAAAGTTTCATGTTAGTGCCAAAACATGCGTTATGATCTTCTAAATCGGTTACTTTTAATTTTTTGGCTCGTAAAAGAAATCCACCTCTCTATCTCTCTATCAAGGAAACGGTGCCATAAAAGTGTTCTTAAATTTAGTAGGAGGATTCATGGTGGGGAAACAAATAGTTGGTGGTACTAATTGATAGCGGGGCATCCCATAACTTCACTTTAATGAAATTTTAGTGGAAAAGGAGGGATTAGCAATCTGGGGTACCCTCCAATGGGAGTGGCGAGACGGTAGAAGGCGAAGGCGTGTGTAAATCCATAAAACTTTGGATGAAAGGGATCAAAATGCTAAACGATTTCTTCCCTCGTTGCTCGTTGGCTGCATTGTCATGGTGATTCAATAGTTGGCTTCATTAGGTTCGATTCAAGTAAAATGGAAAACATAGGGAATGAAGTTCGAGTGGAGAAGTGAACATGTAACTTTGAGAGAGAGCACGTCGTTAAGGAGATCCTTGGTCTCATAAAAAAGTTTATGGAGGGACACTATGAAGAAACGATAGTATGTTCTAAGAGATCGGGGGTATTGGACGCATTTGATGAAGTATTTCAAATCCGCAAAGGGTTACCATCCGATCACGGACGTAAACATGGAATTGTATTGAAGGACATAAAAGAACCATTAAATTTCCGTCCGTATTGATATCCTAATTTCAAAAATATGATGTAGAAAGATTAAAAGAAAGGCTGGTAACAGAGTTGTAAGAGGCGGAATGATTAAGTATAGATGGGGCGCTTTCTCGAGCCCATTTTTGctagtgaaaaagaaggatgggtttGGAGATTTTGCATCAATTATCCTTCTTTAAATAAATAGGTTCCCAATACATATAATCGATGGATCATGCATTCATTATTTTCCTTTTGTACCACATCAAATAGATGATAATTGAGGAGGTGGTGACACTTGGTTTAGGCCTGAACAGTGAAAGTGAGTGTCAGTTTCAGCTTTTTTCGGGTTTGTTAGGAGTgctgagatgtgtgtgtgtgtatacagaTTAGAGAGGGGACGACCACTTTTTTTGTAAGAAACTTTTGGTGGGAGATAGAGAGTCAACCTCTTGAAAGTTGACAAGTTTTTAGATACAACTATTTTCCTTCTTTTATCCGTTCTTATTCTTTTATCAATTTCTTTCTGCAATTTGCAATCAAATTGTATCAGACTCTTTACCTATATATACCAGCGTCATAATCCAGCATGTTTGTAGTTATCTCTCAATTCCAACAAAGAACATCATCATGTGAATAATAAACAATTTCCTATAACTTAATATCAACTAACGATGCCTAGAGTTTCAATTTGAAACACCGTATCATTCAACATATGTTAACAACAATCTATCATGTGCCTATGGTTTAGgtattatttatgtttttgaaaTAAGACTTGCATCATATCCCAATCAAAAAAAGAGTATCTTCGATCTGATTACAATGTTATGCACTAATGATATAATCCCCAATTATCTGGTGCTTAATCCCTCCAATTACATACCCTTATAACATACAAATCAGCATATTAACTTCacaaattgtttaatttaatcaTCTAACAATAGGAATTAAAAACTTCACAACGTTTGACTAATTTGGGCCAAAATACGCTTCTCACAATCCAGatcgacttttttttttttttaactcgttGATAAAGTTTAATTAAAAACTCATATAAATTTCATTAACACTTCAATTTCATTATCGATGACTTAAACTTCATCAAGTTATCAGTTTGAGCAACGTACCTCAAATTCTCAGCAATACCTAGTAGACTCCTTTTCTGCAGTCAACTTATTGGCAAGCTTATACGTACTTCAATTTTCATAGCGTTCTTCCTCTAGTTTCTTTCAGCGTGGATCGATACCTTTCCTCTAGCGttgacttctttctctcaattCTCTAGATCAGTTATCGAGGGGATTAAATTAATGAGAAAGTAGTTATAATTTCCTTTATGTATTTACTCAAGTTATGGAGTTTCAATATCTAGTCCCTAGATTTCTGTATTCAACGTTCTCGCCTCCAGAACCTTAAATTTTGATAATATATCCTTAGAATTTTGTTTTGCCCTATCTATTATGCTAATTTGTAAATTATTTATCCTTATATATACACCTCCAAATTTCATTATTTACTCCGGCTCCGAATTTTATAAAAACCAGTATAATTTGGAACCTTTTTTATTTAACtaggaaaattttatgttttagtTATCAGTTGAGACTTAatttgttttatatcaaaattttattttttttatatcgtGCTTGATGTAAAATGTAGTTTTGGTTCCTTTTGTTTACCAAAATTCTAAATTTTGATCCCAGTATTGGCTTTTTTGCTATTAATGGTTCAGGATTTTTGGTAACACTAGCACGGCCGTTCCAATAACTTTTCCAAGCATCGTTTGGCATGAAGCTCGTTTATGAACAAACAATGGCGGAgctttataggggggggggggggggggggggggggcgctGTGGCCCCCCttgatttttttgttatatatagtCCTTCTACTTTAATTTTGTACATATTAGGCCCAAAAATATACAAATTTTGgccatgccccccccccccccccccctgttcatcgatttttatacatattatactTTCGCTCCCCCCAAATCAAATGTTGAAGCTCCGCCCCTACAAAAAACAATTGAACATGTATACACATAAAAGAAACTTAAATGAACgagcataaa
This window encodes:
- the LOC111908654 gene encoding disease resistance protein Roq1; amino-acid sequence: MASSSSSPAFSSQSWNHDVFLSFRGEDTRKTFVDHLYTTLVQKGIYTYKDDETLPRGELINPSLMKAIEESQIGVIIFSENYANSSWCLDELAHIMKCKDTRGQIIIPIFYGVDPSEVRKQKQKYGEAFVKHELENKTKVESWRKAFVDASNISGWEPKHIANGHESKVIIEIVEKISQRLQLVSPSTNANLIGIASRVQSLKLKLQIGSGGVRIIGIWGVGGGGKTTLASSVYEEISRKFDGCCFLENIREESSKKGLEELQQKILYGVLREKIVQVERVEEGKHMIKHRLCRRKVLIVLDDVNQLDQLKALAESHDWFGEGSRIIITTRDVHVISTTAPRVDEIHNISLLNDDEAMELFCKHAPCGHKHKEDYELLSKSVVSYAGGLPLALTVLGCFLCGKDTNEWRSAIARLKDIPDTNIVEKLKISFDGLTPVEKELFLDIACFFRGRYKNGRIMAMLDACGFYPVIGIKVLLEKALITISDGRFDMHDLLQEMRRYIVRGEHPENPEKHSRIWKEEDVLKICAMDATKELDMIKAVRFECNSHDLVELPSVANLKNLRWIDWRGDLASPFPTNFPPENLCCLILDDISKKRLWRGYKHLPNLKILELVRLKNLIMTPDFDRIPNLERLILRRCESLKEIHPSIGNLERLIFLSIEFCSGLKIFPPIKQLKKLETLLLSNCPELFNLSGIQQKKNGLLHLHSNINGKEVASYKKYSSNFVVTCWTCGDTKIRNPVEDLIDVEECCLEEPCLPRNNNTVLRFLPRGLRKLNLRYCNLRDKDIDSAVWEFPNLEELNLRGNKFSRLNFSRWRLPQLKWLDVSWCQLLVELWELPSSIAVVIADYCFSLESFGDISNCKWLWKVSLCGGNKLGPLVGDILLDSMLQGNALEDHFISVNLGYQMIPRGYVGRLFKGTKFTLHLPYDWYKDFCGFLICIVTRARHPQINIIIRQEVDEDILSVLWQGSSEAPADPKYDGSGSIIGYVSFSSLRHTALLNSSYNMISFSIDRGHLSGLAANSYIGGELVPWGSKGDEVKTTDCSELFWDKENEDGSNTFTIRQHDSKSSVEILWQPYYTHISVTPEEKFYLARERFRSQKMKFRS